Proteins encoded within one genomic window of Humulus lupulus chromosome 1, drHumLupu1.1, whole genome shotgun sequence:
- the LOC133811645 gene encoding alpha,alpha-trehalose-phosphate synthase [UDP-forming] 1-like isoform X1, protein MLCFCLSFSLNLIFLQFCSMIMSRLLNHFLFFVQDRSLDFHALCALYAVTDVALVTSLRDGMNLVSYEFVACQASKKGVLILSEFAGAAQSLGAGAILVNPWNITEVAASIAYALNMPADEREKRHQHNFMHVTTHTSQEWAATFVSELNDTIVEAQLRTRKVPPLLPMKEVVDHYLESNNRLLLLME, encoded by the exons ATGTTATGTTTCTGTCTCTCATTTTCTTTGAACCTGATTTTCTTACAATTTTGTTCAATGATTATGTCAAGACTGCTAAACCATTTTCTCTTCTTTGTACAGGACCGATCTCTTGACTTTCACGCATTGTGCGCTCTGTATGCTgttactg ATGTTGCACTTGTTACTTCTCTTAGAGATGGAATGAATCTTGTGAGTTATGAGTTTGTTGCTTGCCAAGCATCCAAGAAAGGAGTCCTCATTCTGAGTGAG TTTGCAGGTGCAGCACAATCGCTCGGTGCTGGTGCCATTTTAGTAAATCCATGGAATATCACAGAAGTTGCTGCTTCCATTGCTTATGCTTTGAATATGCCAGCCGATGAAAGAGAAAAGAGACACCAGCATAATTTCATGCATGTAACAACTCATACATCTCAAGAATGGGCTGCAACCTTTGTTAG TGAACTTAATGATACTATTGTGGAAGCTCAACTGAGGACTAGGAAAGTTCCACCTCTACTTCCTATGAAAGAAGTCGTTGATCACTATTTGGAATCCAATAATAGATTGCTTTTACTG ATGGAATAA
- the LOC133811645 gene encoding alpha,alpha-trehalose-phosphate synthase [UDP-forming] 1-like isoform X2 codes for MPMPGMVDSNHLFEDRSLDFHALCALYAVTDVALVTSLRDGMNLVSYEFVACQASKKGVLILSEFAGAAQSLGAGAILVNPWNITEVAASIAYALNMPADEREKRHQHNFMHVTTHTSQEWAATFVSELNDTIVEAQLRTRKVPPLLPMKEVVDHYLESNNRLLLLME; via the exons ATGCCAATGCCTGGGATGGTAGATTCAAACCACTTGTTTGAG GACCGATCTCTTGACTTTCACGCATTGTGCGCTCTGTATGCTgttactg ATGTTGCACTTGTTACTTCTCTTAGAGATGGAATGAATCTTGTGAGTTATGAGTTTGTTGCTTGCCAAGCATCCAAGAAAGGAGTCCTCATTCTGAGTGAG TTTGCAGGTGCAGCACAATCGCTCGGTGCTGGTGCCATTTTAGTAAATCCATGGAATATCACAGAAGTTGCTGCTTCCATTGCTTATGCTTTGAATATGCCAGCCGATGAAAGAGAAAAGAGACACCAGCATAATTTCATGCATGTAACAACTCATACATCTCAAGAATGGGCTGCAACCTTTGTTAG TGAACTTAATGATACTATTGTGGAAGCTCAACTGAGGACTAGGAAAGTTCCACCTCTACTTCCTATGAAAGAAGTCGTTGATCACTATTTGGAATCCAATAATAGATTGCTTTTACTG ATGGAATAA
- the LOC133811585 gene encoding pentatricopeptide repeat-containing protein At3g50420: protein MLPSYEASSLAALVQKCTSVTSLKQARQLHALVLTTMTAVWQSPFLYNNIISMYGRCGSVEDAWKVFEKMPQRNVISFNAIIAACSRAPDHAVTALNLSTQMEFECVRANGSTFTSLLQASSVLEDWCVGSLLHAQVVKFGYLNDQRVQTSLLGMYSNCGDLNAARKVFGWLVDKDVVAWNSIICGSLKNDEVREGLQIFNDMLRTGVTPTQFTYAMVLKVCSRLSDYQLGQLTHARFIVSNSKADLTLQNALLDMYCNCGDIETAVVLFKKMENKDLVSWNTMISGYTENGDGENAMCLFVQLKATSFVKPDQYTFAAVVSATAGCLACGYGKPLHAEVIKTGIEKSVFVGSTLVSMYFKNGEHKSAVKVFHSISEKDVVLWTEMITSNARLAEGNSAIKFYYEMCQQGHKVDSFALSGALSACADLTILKQGEMIHSQAIKTGYEAEMSVCGSLVDMYAKNGSIKASCSVFSQAVNPDLKCWNSMLGGFSHHGMAKEALEIFDEIQKHGMSPDHVTFLSLLSACNHSGLTENGKFLWTYMQQKGIMPGLKHYCCMVSLLSRAGLLDEAVEIIVKSPFSEDGVELWRSLLSSCVIKKNLRIGIYAAEQVLKLDAEDSATHILLSNLYAASGEWDGVSEMRRKIKGMMLEKDPGLSWLEAKNNIQVFFSGIQSHPEVGEAHIALHRLQGNMRRTERNEFDATCNLS, encoded by the coding sequence ATGTTACCGTCGTACGAAGCCTCTTCTTTAGCTGCTCTAGTGCAAAAATGCACCTCCGTTACCTCGCTGAAACAAGCGCGTCAGCTCCACGCTCTGGTGCTGACCACCATGACTGCCGTCTGGCAGTCACCTTTCTTGTACAACAATATCATTTCCATGTATGGAAGATGTGGTTCAGTGGAGGATGCATGGAAGGTGTTCGAGAAAATGCCTCAAAGAAATGTTATTTCTTTCAACGCAATCATTGCGGCCTGTTCGCGTGCTCCAGACCATGCTGTTACGGCCTTGAATTTGAGTACCCAAATGGAATTTGAATGTGTTAGAGCTAATGGCTCGACCTTCACGAGCTTACTGCAAGCTTCGTCTGTGCTTGAAGATTGGTGCGTTGGGTCTTTGCTTCATGCTCAAGTTGTGAAATTTGGTTACTTAAATGACCAACGTGTTCAAACCTCTCTACTTGGTATGTACTCAAATTGTGGGGACTTAAACGCCGCAAGAAAAGTTTTTGGGTGGTTAGTTGACAAAGATGTTGTAGCTTGGAACTCTATTATATGTGGGAGTTTGAAGAATGATGAGGTGAGGGAAGGGCTTCAAATCTTTAATGATATGTTAAGAACTGGAGTTACTCCTACTCAGTTCACGTATGCAATGGTGTTGAAGGTATGTAGCAGACTAAGTGATTATCAACTTGGGCAACTCACTCATGCCCGGTTCATTGTTTCCAACTCGAAAGCTGATTTGACTTTGCAGAATGCTTTGCTTGACATGTATTGCAACTGTGGAGATATAGAAACAGCAGTTGTTCTGTTTAagaaaatggaaaacaaagactTGGTTTCATGGAACACAATGATTTCTGGATACACAGAAAATGGGGATGGTGAAAATGCCATGTGTCTGTTCGTCCAGTTAAAGGCTACGTCGTTTGTTAAACCAGATCAGTATACGTTTGCAGCTGTTGTTTCTGCAACAGCCGGATGCTTAGCCTGCGGCTATGGGAAACCTCTTCATGCTGAAGTTATAAAAACAGGAATTGAGAAGAGTGTTTTTGTTGGAAGTACACTTGTGTCCATGTATTTCAAAAATGGTGAACATAAATCCGCTGTGAAAGTATTTCATTCAATCTCAGAGAAAGATGTTGTTCTCTGGACTGAGATGATCACAAGTAATGCTAGATTGGCCGAGGGGAACAGTGCAATTAAATTCTATTACGAAATGTGTCAACAAGGACACAAGGTTGATAGCTTTGCTCTCAGTGGAGCTTTGAGTGCATGTGCTGACCTTACAATTTTGAAACAAGGTGAGATGATTCATTCCCAGGCCATAAAAACAGGATATGAAGCTGAAATGTCTGTTTGTGGAAGCCTGGTAGATATGTATGCCAAAAATGGAAGCATCAAAGCTTCTTGTTCAGTATTTTCTCAAGCAGTGAATCCTGACTTGAAGTGTTGGAACTCAATGCTTGGAGGATTTAGTCACCATGGAATGGCAAAGGAAGCACTGGAGATTTTCGATGAGATTCAAAAACATGGCATGAGCCCAGATCATGTAACATTTCTGTCTCTCCTCTCAGCGTGCAACCACAGTGGATTGACTGAAAATGGGAAGTTCTTGTGGACCTATATGCAGCAAAAGGGCATCATGCCTGGGCTTAAGCATTATTGTTGCATGGTTAGTTTGTTAAGCAGAGCTGGATTGTTAGATGAGGCAGTGGAAATTATTGTCAAATCACCATTTAGTGAAGATGGGGTTGAGTTGTGGAGAAGTTTGCTAAGTTCATGTGTCATTAAGAAAAATCTGAGAATTGGAATTTATGCTGCTGAGCAGGTTTTGAAATTAGATGCAGAAGACAGTGCTACACATATTTTGCTCTCAAATCTTTATGCAGCCTCAGGAGAGTGGGATGGTGTTTCAGAAATGAGGAGAAAGATAAAGGGAATGATGCTAGAAAAGGATCCTGGATTGAGCTGGTTGGAGGCTAAGAATAATATTCAGGTTTTCTTTTCTGGTATTCAATCACACCCAGAGGTTGGGGAAGCTCACATTGCATTGCATAGACTACAAGGAAATATGAGAAGAACTGAAAGAAATGAATTCGATGCAACCTGTAATTTGAGTTAG